A region of the Capra hircus breed San Clemente unplaced genomic scaffold, ASM170441v1, whole genome shotgun sequence genome:
ACTCATACCAAAGCTCCCTGAagttctctctgctcttttttttttttaactctgtttCCCTTTTTCCAACATACATGTCtcctgtaacacacacacacacacacacacagacacacacacagacacacacacacacacacacacactgtgactcACTGTAGTGGCTTGGATAGGTATAGGGAAGCCTGTAGACTGGAGAGATCTAACTTGcttgaaagagaataaagaatatCCTCTCAATGAAAGCACATCAAGCAGCTTACCTTTAGTTCTCCCGGGAGTCCTTGTCTTTCCCCAGCAACCTCCTGAGTGCCCTCTTTACCTCCTTGTTCCTCAGGGTGTATACGAGGGGATTAAGTAAAGGAGTGCCTACTGCATAGAAGAGACCAAAGAACTTGCCCCTCTTCTGGGTGTAGGGATTTTTGGGCTGGAGGTAGACTGCAATGACTAAACTGTAGAAAAGGGTGACCACAATGAGATGGGAGGAGCACGTCCCCAGAGCCTTCCTCCATGCTATGGCCGAGTTAATCCTCAGCACTGCCCGGGCAATGGCACCGTAAGAGATAAGGATGAGGGTAAGCGGCATGACCAGGAAGATGACACTGGACACAGCTAACTGGATTTCATTGTAGGTGGTGTCTCCACAGGACAGTTGAATCAGAGAAGGGACTTCACACACAAAGTCATTTATTTGCCGATGTGGGCAGAAGGGCAGGTGGAGGGTTGGTGGTGTCTGGACTACTGATTGGACCAGACCCATTACCCAGGCCACGGCCGCCAGCTGCCGGCACAGGCGGGGGTGGATGATGGTGGCATAATGGAGGGGCTGGCAGACAGCCACATAGCGGTCAAAGGCCATCACGGTCAGGAGGACACACTCCGTGGTCCCCAGAAACAGGAAGATGAAGAGCTGGACAGAGCAGCCAAGGAAGCTGATGGTCTTCCTTGGGCCCCAGAGGTGGACCAGCATCTGTGGGACACAGCTTGTGGTGAAGCAGAGGTCCAGGAAGGAGaggttggagaggaagaagtacatcgGGGAGTGGAGCCTGGGGTCCAGCACCGACAGCAGGATGATGAGTGTGTTGCCAACCAGAGTCAGGAGGTAAGAGATCGAGACAACCACGAAGAGGTTTCTTTCAAGCCCTGGGTGTTCAGAGAAGCCCAGAAGGAAGAAGTCCACCGGGGAGCTGTGGTTGACCATGGCCTGTTCCTGTCCAGACCTAGAGGGATGAGGGCTGTCTGAGCTGTGTGTTCCCACCTGTCTTATAAGAACTCAGCCTGGGTGCTTGTCAGGTCACACCAGGTGGGCAGTTCTCTTCTGTCGTCACTCACTCAGCCTGTTTCCCAGCACATCAGCATCCAGCAGTGCCTTCTCTTCCCCTGCTCCTGCTGATCAAATGAGGTCCAGTGAGAGTGAGGAAGCCGTGAATGTGCAGAAGACAGATGGAGACTCACACTGGTATCTCAGACTTACtgagtgaaggcaaaagaaacTGATGTGAAACATGGACTAATTAATTAGTTTTCCTTAATTCAACAatcatttattaaatgcctattTTGTTCTGAGGATTGAGGTAGTTTTCAGTATTCTCTTATGTCAGAAATCATTACCAAAGGATTCATTTTTACTGAGTTTCCTTCCTGAGAGTATCTATGCAGTACTTCCTATTTTGGATCATACATTTTCTGGATCACTCATGTTTTATCCACCTTACTTTCATTTGTAGGGGAGCCACCAGAGGCAGAATGTATGAATTGAGGACATTTCTTCTCTGTATGAAGTGACCCCACCACAGAGATATTGACTGGGTTATCTTGTCCCATGAAAAACTTgtgattgggacttccctggtggtccagtggctaagactctgagcttcctctgatcagggaaccagatcccatttACATATCAGATCTGGCACAGACAAATTAGTATTTTAACAAATGGTGATTTATTAAACTAAGTACAAGAGtgttttctataaataaaaaacctgaggacttccctggtggtcagtggctaagatttcgagctcctaatgcaggaggcccaggtttgatccctggtcagggaattagatcccacatgtcacagctaaagatcccatgtgccgcaaaAGACCTCATGcatccaaataagtaaataaatttttttttaataaagcccTAAATTCAACTTAGTATTACATGCATGCATTACATGCATGTCACAAAATAAGACCAAACAAGAGCCAGTTGTCTTGCTTTGGAAGTAGAAACATCTATACTAATTGGACCTTGAAATAATGAAGatgatgtaatttaaaaaaatgctttcccTTTCAGATAAGATTACATCAAAAGCAAAATATGCTGAGTTGATATTGAGATATTTAAGTAGAACATAGAATTTGTTGAATGCTTTCTTAATTCTACTCaatatttgagattttaaaactttctatatCCAACTCTGAAACTTGCAGAAAATTTCCAAGTctaaaaattcttatttattcTTGATCAATGAATTGTTAGTATTTGCCACTTTTAAATCGTTCTATCTTTTCTTTATATACACAGTTATATTTATTCAGAGCTATTGGCGAGTAGGTTGCGTACATAATGCTTCTTCACACCTTCATATGTTAGCatgtaggcaatggcaccccactccggtactcttgcctggaatatcccatggacagaggagcctggtaggctacagtccatgggttcgctaagagtcggacaagactgagtgacttcactttcacttttcactttcatgcattggaaaaggaaatggcaacccactccagtgttctagcctggagaatcccagggacggggggagcctggtgggttgccgtctatgggttcacacatagtcgcacacgactgaagtgacttagcagcagcagtttctaaTCAAAAGGAAATTCTTTTATGTAAACATAGTACAGCTACTCAATATAGAAAATCCACCGTTGGCAAAACATTGACTGTGGCTCATACTCATAATTTTGCTAATAATGTTATTTATAGCAAATTTCCCCATAAAAGATCCAGTGCCTATCACTTATGTGTGACCTTGGTCCTATAGCAGCATTTCCTTAGCTACTGAAATGAACAAGTCTTCAAGTATAATGTGATGGGTTCAAGTCTCACCAGAAGAAGCAGAGGCTGGTGTACAGCTGGCCTCATACAGTagttcaaaagggaggaaagGGATAGGAAATGTTGAGATCGCCAAGAAATTGAAGGCCAATAAAGCAAAGATGATGGGTGTGTGAGAGAAGGAAGTCTGCACAGTAAGGAGGATTCTGGGCAAGTAAGTCAAGAAAACATCCTGGAGAAGGTGACCCGGATCTTTGCTGTGAAAGGCAGTTTGGGTCACAGGTGAGCTCAcaaacaatcctaaaggaaatcagtcctgaatattgattggaaggactgatgctgaagctgaaactccaatactttggccacctgatacgaagaactgactcattggaaaagactctgatgctgggaaagattgaaggcaggaggagaaggggtcgacagaggatgagatggttggatggtatcaccgactggatggacctgagtgtgagtaagctccgggagttttggtgatggacagggaagcctggcatgctgcagtccatggggtcacaaagagctggacatgactgagtgactggactgaactgagcccaCAGATGGTTGCGAGATGTGGAACCACTCTGGCAGTCAAGGGGAAGAACTGGGGGTCTTCTGAGAAGAGACAATCGTAGGAAGCCATTCAGGGGATGTGGTGGCAAGTATATGGGTAgctttaatggcagaaactgTCCCAGAAGCTTTTGGAATGGGAGAGGCTTCcatgttggctcagtggtaaagaatctgtctgccagtgcaggggatgcaggagatgtgtgcttgatccctggggagggaagatcccctggaggaggaaatggcagcccactctagtattcttgcctggaagactccagaggagcctggcaggctacagtccatggggtcacaaaagagtcaacacGGCTttgctactaaacaacaacaacaaagcatctCTTCATCACAAAGTTGCCATTTTATGTTAGAAGCTACATTTCATCACCTTTTTGTTAGGActcctttctgtcttcttctccaGTTCTTCCATCGTTACTTTCCCTTTGAGGATAAGATTTGTTCcctttaataactttttttttgcaGCTTATGGAatattagttccttgaccaggcattgaatccatgcagtgaaaatgtggagtcctaacggctggaccaccagggaatttccaacaATTTGAGTAATAAAGAGTGTATAAAATATGTCTATAGGCTTtacaagataataaaataaacacatggcATACCTGCCCCCGACTCCCTTTTAAGAGCAGAACAAATGTTACCCATAGCTCTGGGTACCTCTCTGATCACATCTGATCACAAAGAGACATCTTCTCTTTGACCTTTAGGAAGGAATCGGTATTctgcttattttaaatttcttttgaacTTGATAGATGTCCTATTGCTTGTATCTCAGCAATTACCCACCAAGTTTTATTTATGCATCAGATGTAGAATTTCCTATATTCTTATTTTCTTGGCAATGTGTTGCCTTACTCTGTATGTTATTTCTGGATATCTTCAGGTTCTATTTTCCTTTGACTCTCCGTTCCTCCTTTTTGTCTGTCTTTCATAACAGGTCTTTTCCTCACCCTCTTTCCCTAGGTTCTTCTTTTCTCTTACACCAAGAAAGGCAAACACTACTTCCTAGTTCCCATTGATTTCAATATTGTATGTTTAATCTTTTATCGGTCACCAAAGAGTCAGCCATTCCTAAGAGCTACAAGGTCATGAGATGCAAATTCCGCATCCAGTAATgataatttcatattattttcatagtTACCATCTCTTGAGTGTTTCCTAAGCACCAGGcactatgttaaaaaaattttctaaatatctGTATTTCACAGAAACCATGGAAAAACTTGTTGATACTATCCCTCATTTATAGAAGAAACAGTCTCAGAAAGGATGAGTAAGTCACCCAAGATTATGCAGCTAGTAAGCACCAGGGCCAGATTGCTAGATCCTGTTTCATTCATAATATTAATGATGATATATAGTAATGGCAGGGCTATAGGAGAAGAATAAATATGTGACTTACCCACAATCAAGTCAGTCTCCTCATTGCCTTGTTACCAGAGCATCCCCATGATATGGAGCTTTTGGACTGGTTCAAGCCTTCACTTGATCCTCATACTGAAAACTAAAAGCAAATTATGAGAAATACTGTATCCTTGAAATTGATTAAAGCTCAGATTTCAGGTAAGGGTAATGATTGCTATGGCTTCCTTCCCCAGTCACTTTGCAAAGCACATCACAATAGATTGCTCTTTATGAcaacttcaagagatgggcacaattattatcttcttttttggacaaagaaatgaaaacaaacagaggATAAATCCCTTGCTCTGAAAGTGTAGCTAGCAAGCACCACCGCTGAGATTTGAAGCCAGGGTGGTGGCTGAAGAGGTCATGTAATAACCACATCCCaccatcactttgctgaacatgTGAGGCCAGAGGCAGCCTTTTACCGTGGAGCTTTTTGATAACAAGTTCTCCTCCTCAATCCAGGAAGTTAACTTCTCTTTTAGTGGTACTGGAGGTAGAAAGGGAAGAGTGATGAGGTGATGGAGGGAGTGATCCCAGGACTCTTATCCCGTGGAGAGAAACAGCTCCTCAATTCTGCCAAGCAATTCACAACTAGTTAGCGACTGCTACTAATCTTGGTTAAGAAAAGACAGGAGGATCTAGAGACAATGTGCCAGAAACAATGCTCCCTTTGGTAAATAGAAAGGTCTCCCTCTGCTCCCCTGGGTCACAGGGGAGTACAAgggtattgttttctttttactacCACCTCCTGAgggtcatgggcttccctcagtggtaaagagtctgcctgtcagtgcgagagctgcaggagatgggttcaatctctgggttgggaaaatcccctggagaaggaaatggcaaactactccagtattcttgccttgaaaattccatgcacagaggagcctggtgggccacaggacatggggtcacaaaagagttggacacgacttagcaaccaaacaaccaCAACAAGGGGAACAACAACATGCCTACTTAGAGTACAGACTATTTCACAGGCTCCCTTTCAATTTCATGTGGTTGTAAGATGTTAGGCAATAGGATGTAGGAGAAATCTCTTCTGGCCATTTCATggagcctttaaaaaaataccacTGAAGCTCTCTCTTCCTGGAATAACGATGGAATGGCTGGAGCACTAGATACCATTTTGGACCACAACAATGTGGACCATGTCCTAAAAAAAGCAGAGCTAAAAGGAAAGTGGTCCTGAGTTGCTGTTTTTTGAACAGAACGATCACATTGGCTCTGAATCTTCTACTTCTGAATTTTGAAGCCACTACTATCTTTATGAAGCCAAATATTTCTAGGTATCTGTTAATGGTAACAGAGCTTAATCCTAAGTGAAATCCCCAGCTGACAGAAGACAGTACTAAGCTTGAGGATGGTGAAATAATTTGCATAAAAGTAGGAAGCAGAGCCTGAATTTATTCTAGGAAGGCCTAATAGCTGCAAAGTGGATGAGGGCCACTGGCCCACACACCACCCGACACCTCCTAGTGCATTGACCATCCAGGTATTTTGTCCATTTAGTCATTTTTCACCAGCTGCCATCAGACTAAGATAGTGGCTCAGTGATAGTTCTTgagttgtatatatataatgtatatattatatatattgggTTTATTTGGTTAGATTTGACCAAAAATCTAAGCAAAGATTAGATCTGACCTCTGACTTTAGTTAAATTCCTTTCACTTCAGATAATATTATAGATTATATTATTGATCTTTCCAAGTTTTGGATTATGTAAAGTATTATTGGATGTTGCATGTTTGGGAGTAGGGAAGGCACAGGATCATAACAATTAACCtactatcatcagttcagttcagtccctcagtcgtgtcccaatctttgagaccccatggactgcagcacgccaggcctccctgtccatcaccaactcctagagcttactcaagctcatgtccattgagtcagtgatgccatccaaccatctcatcctctgtcatccccttctcctcctcccctcaatctttcccagcatcagggtcttttcaaatgaatcagctcttcgcatgaggtggtcaaagtattggagtttcaatttcaacatcagtgcttccaatgaacactcaggaccgatctcctatggatggactggttggatctccttgcagtccaagggactcttaagagtcttttccagtcccacagttcaaaagcatccatttttcagcactcagctttctttataatccaactctcacatccatacatggctactggaaaaaacagccttgactagttggacctttgctggcaaagtaatgtctctgctttttaatatgctgtctaggttggtcataactttccttccagggggtaagcgtcttttaatttcatgccttcaatcactatctgcagtgatttgggagcccccccaaaataaagtcagctgctgtttccactgtttccccatctatttgccatgaagtgatgggactggatgccatcatcttcattttctgaatgttgagctttaagccaactttttcactctcgtctttcactttcaccaagaggctctttagttcttcactttttgccataagggtggtgcatatctgaggttcttgatatttctcccagtaatattgattccagcttgtgcttcatccagcccagcttttcgcacgatgtactctgcatataagttaaataaacagggtgagaatatacagccttcacggactccttttcctatttggaaccagtctgttgttccatgtccagttctaactgttgcttcctgacctgcatacagatttctttagAGGCCCGTTATGCGGTCTGgaattcccatatctttcagaattttccagtttcttgtgatccacacagtcaaaggctttggcatagtcaataaagcagaaatagatgttttcctggaagtctcttgctttttccatgatccagcggatgttggcaatttgatctctggttcctttgccttttctaaaaccagcttgaacatctggaagttcacggttcacgtattgctgaagcctggcttggagaattttgagcattactttactagcatgtgagatgacctACTATAGTGCTAGCTTTTCATGGCTGTGTGCTTAGCAGCTAGTGATTGAGCACAGAAACCGGTTCCCATCGGTGCATGGTGCATAGCTTGTAGCCAGTTCTATCTTGAGCCAGGGACAgcatcaaaaagatacataccccttccctcacccctttctctgtttcctcctctctttTGCTATTGAATAGGTAATATATACACAGGGGGCCGAGAAATGAAATATTGCTGGCTGGATCAGAAAACTCACAGTCATCAGCGATTGCAGCACAGGTGAGCTGGTgaaccctgagggaactcaggaaggaaacaaAGAGTACCTGCT
Encoded here:
- the LOC102186917 gene encoding olfactory receptor 2H1; amino-acid sequence: MVNHSSPVDFFLLGFSEHPGLERNLFVVVSISYLLTLVGNTLIILLSVLDPRLHSPMYFFLSNLSFLDLCFTTSCVPQMLVHLWGPRKTISFLGCSVQLFIFLFLGTTECVLLTVMAFDRYVAVCQPLHYATIIHPRLCRQLAAVAWVMGLVQSVVQTPPTLHLPFCPHRQINDFVCEVPSLIQLSCGDTTYNEIQLAVSSVIFLVMPLTLILISYGAIARAVLRINSAIAWRKALGTCSSHLIVVTLFYSLVIAVYLQPKNPYTQKRGKFFGLFYAVGTPLLNPLVYTLRNKEVKRALRRLLGKDKDSREN